From Rubrivirga sp. SAORIC476, a single genomic window includes:
- the clpX gene encoding ATP-dependent Clp protease ATP-binding subunit ClpX, with product MPTGGDDVIRCSFCSRTAHEVTSMVAGPEVYICDRCIHDASGIVRGDLQAYVPPAPGGGARRAAGRSRRMTPRQIKDALDEHVIGQDGAKRALSVAVYNHYKRIEAEEYLHAFDDVELEKSNILLLGPSGTGKTLLARTLARILDVPFSIADATALTEAGYVGEDVESILSHLLQAADYDVERAERGIIYVDEVDKLSRKGDNASITRDVSGEGVQQALLKMLEGTVAGVPPKGGRKHPEQSLVQFDTRNVLFICGGAFDGLAPQIARRLSRGQIGFHDGDATSMDPKDPTVFRHAEPDDLLRYGLIPELIGRLPVLTALDALTPADLRRILTDPKNALVRQYQKLFAMDGVDLVLEDDALNAVVEKAVRLNTGARGLRSVLEGVLLDLMFEAPDAHAGTVCRITAASITDGAPPVYEERKATA from the coding sequence ATGCCCACCGGCGGCGACGACGTCATCCGCTGCTCCTTCTGCAGCCGCACCGCCCACGAGGTCACCTCCATGGTGGCCGGGCCCGAGGTGTACATCTGCGACCGCTGCATCCACGACGCCTCCGGCATCGTGCGCGGCGACCTCCAGGCCTACGTGCCGCCCGCGCCCGGCGGCGGCGCCCGGCGCGCGGCGGGTCGCTCGCGCCGCATGACGCCCCGCCAGATCAAGGACGCCCTCGACGAGCACGTCATCGGGCAGGACGGGGCCAAGCGCGCCCTCTCCGTCGCGGTCTACAACCACTACAAGCGGATCGAGGCCGAGGAGTACCTCCACGCCTTCGACGACGTGGAGCTCGAGAAGTCCAACATCCTGCTCCTCGGGCCGTCCGGCACCGGCAAGACGCTGCTCGCCCGCACGCTGGCCCGCATCCTCGACGTGCCCTTCTCGATCGCCGACGCCACCGCGCTCACCGAGGCGGGCTACGTCGGCGAGGACGTGGAGTCGATCTTGAGCCACCTGCTGCAGGCGGCCGACTACGACGTCGAGCGCGCCGAGCGCGGCATCATCTACGTCGACGAGGTCGACAAGCTCTCGCGGAAGGGCGACAACGCCTCCATCACGCGCGACGTGTCGGGCGAGGGCGTCCAGCAGGCACTCCTGAAGATGCTGGAGGGCACCGTCGCGGGCGTCCCGCCGAAGGGCGGCCGCAAGCACCCCGAGCAGTCGCTCGTCCAGTTCGACACCCGGAACGTGCTGTTCATCTGCGGCGGCGCCTTCGACGGCCTCGCGCCCCAGATCGCACGCCGCCTCTCGCGCGGCCAGATCGGCTTCCACGACGGCGACGCGACCTCGATGGACCCGAAGGACCCGACCGTCTTCCGCCACGCCGAGCCCGACGATCTCCTCCGCTACGGCCTCATCCCGGAGCTCATCGGCCGCCTGCCGGTCCTGACGGCCCTCGACGCCCTCACCCCGGCCGACCTCCGGCGCATCCTCACCGATCCCAAGAACGCGCTCGTCCGCCAGTACCAGAAGCTGTTCGCGATGGACGGCGTGGACCTGGTTCTGGAGGACGACGCCCTGAACGCGGTCGTGGAGAAGGCGGTGAGGCTCAACACGGGCGCGCGCGGGTTGCGGTCGGTGCTCGAAGGCGTCCTCCTGGACCTCATGTTCGAGGCGCCCGACGCGCACGCGGGCACCGTCTGCCGCATCACGGCCGCCTCGATCACCGACGGAGCGCCGCCGGTCTACGAGGAGCGGAAGGCGACAGCGTGA
- a CDS encoding S9 family peptidase, whose translation MRVLLLLSVWLTGCVTYVVGPDHVLHPRRDAEAGGLAIDPAAVAREVPGATVEALPVRTPDGTTLYGLRVRHAPSGADRLTILYFGGNGFRMSALGMKKLIPLLRTGADVVLVDHRGHGRSEGTASVDALKADALAVFDAVAAEVGAERVVVHGHSLGSFLASHVGAHREAGGVVLENSATTTAAYVRSRYDFYPILRPFVRLSVDPALADEGSLGPVREITEPLLILAGALDARIPAWMSEDLYAASPLPPGRKRLAVFADAGHNRVPFDPDFQGVYASFLALVRTG comes from the coding sequence ATGCGCGTGCTGCTGCTGCTCTCCGTCTGGCTCACCGGCTGCGTGACGTACGTCGTCGGGCCGGACCACGTGCTGCACCCCCGCCGCGACGCCGAGGCGGGCGGCCTCGCCATCGACCCGGCTGCGGTCGCTCGTGAGGTGCCGGGCGCGACCGTCGAGGCGCTCCCCGTCCGCACGCCCGACGGGACGACGCTCTACGGCCTCCGCGTCCGCCACGCGCCGTCGGGCGCCGACCGGCTGACGATCCTCTACTTCGGCGGCAACGGGTTTCGGATGTCGGCCCTCGGGATGAAGAAACTGATCCCGCTCCTCCGCACCGGTGCCGACGTGGTGCTGGTCGACCACCGGGGTCACGGGCGCAGCGAAGGCACCGCGTCGGTGGACGCGCTCAAGGCCGATGCGCTGGCCGTGTTCGACGCCGTCGCGGCCGAGGTCGGAGCCGAGCGCGTCGTCGTCCACGGTCACTCGCTGGGGAGCTTCCTCGCCAGTCACGTCGGCGCGCACCGCGAGGCGGGTGGGGTCGTGCTGGAGAACTCGGCCACGACGACCGCGGCGTACGTCCGCTCGCGCTACGACTTCTACCCCATCCTCCGGCCGTTCGTGCGCCTGTCGGTGGACCCCGCGCTGGCCGATGAGGGCAGCCTCGGCCCGGTCCGCGAGATCACCGAGCCGCTGCTGATCCTGGCGGGCGCGCTCGACGCCCGCATCCCGGCGTGGATGAGCGAGGACCTGTACGCGGCGTCCCCTCTGCCACCGGGTCGCAAGCGGCTGGCGGTGTTCGCGGATGCGGGCCACAACCGGGTGCCCTTCGACCCCGACTTCCAGGGCGTCTACGCGTCGTTCCTCGCCCTCGTCCGGACCGGGTAG
- a CDS encoding VOC family protein, with product MPARLGHLRLDVADLDAQVQFYTAALGLTVRERATDDTSHYAFLTDAQPIPGGVDVDGEPVGMHHRLVLRQARDGSAPDRSGPLDHFAFEVDDEAELLAFVERLREMGTEVDLQDAQIAWQGYFRDPEGNRLEVYCDRRTRLDGDPLWQGRQHDLDEARLRETAGPPR from the coding sequence ATGCCCGCCCGCCTCGGCCACCTCCGCCTCGACGTCGCCGACCTGGATGCCCAGGTCCAGTTCTACACCGCGGCGCTGGGCCTCACCGTCCGCGAGCGCGCGACGGACGACACGAGCCACTACGCCTTCCTGACGGACGCCCAGCCGATCCCGGGCGGCGTCGATGTCGACGGAGAGCCGGTCGGGATGCACCACCGGCTCGTGTTGCGCCAGGCCCGCGACGGGTCGGCCCCCGACCGCTCCGGCCCGCTGGACCACTTCGCCTTCGAGGTCGACGACGAGGCCGAGCTGCTCGCGTTCGTGGAGCGGCTCCGTGAGATGGGCACCGAGGTGGACCTGCAGGACGCGCAGATCGCGTGGCAGGGCTACTTCCGCGACCCCGAGGGCAACCGGTTGGAGGTTTACTGCGACCGCCGCACCCGTCTCGACGGCGACCCACTCTGGCAGGGACGGCAGCACGACCTGGACGAGGCCCGGCTCCGCGAAACGGCGGGACCTCCTCGATAA
- a CDS encoding nuclear transport factor 2 family protein — translation MSPRATVEAWVEAFNAADVDRLAALYAPDAVNHQVVEAPIEGREAIRAMFAREFALAEMVCLVEAIYEDGDCAILEWRDPLGLRGCGFFHVRDGRIVFQRGYWDRLSFVRQHGLPLPTE, via the coding sequence GTGAGCCCGCGCGCCACCGTCGAGGCCTGGGTCGAGGCCTTCAACGCCGCCGACGTGGACCGCCTCGCAGCCCTCTACGCGCCCGACGCCGTGAACCACCAGGTGGTGGAGGCCCCCATCGAGGGGCGCGAGGCGATCCGGGCGATGTTCGCACGCGAGTTCGCGCTGGCCGAGATGGTGTGCCTCGTCGAGGCGATCTACGAGGACGGAGACTGCGCCATCCTGGAGTGGCGCGACCCGCTGGGGCTGCGCGGCTGCGGCTTCTTCCACGTGCGCGACGGGCGGATTGTATTCCAGCGCGGCTACTGGGACCGGCTCTCGTTCGTGCGCCAGCACGGCCTGCCCTTGCCGACAGAGTAG
- a CDS encoding cation:proton antiporter, producing MDFLPVPTLPVTDPVLIVAITMGILLVGPLLFERFRIPGLVGLIALGAVAGPSVTGLLERDATFVLLGTLGLLYLMFMAGVTLDLAEFARQRTRALAFGALSFALPMSLALLLAPGILGYSIPAAALLGSIVGSHTLLALPLAGRLGVSKNRALVIATGATLVTDLLSLVVLAVVQGITSGEADAEFWLLFFAKDIVWALAVLWLLPKAARAFFRRVRREDDAAFAFLLAMVFLAAWTASLAGLAPIIGAFLAGIALNRLIPKMSPLMTRLRFVGDAVFIPFFLVSVGLLVDVSVLGSPVVWGLALGFTTLVLVGKGGAAFLGIPLFGFTRNEAGTVAGLTFPQAAATLAVTLIGFDIGLFSQTVVNAVVLVIVLTCLIGPSLVQAFGRKVALAESDRPYEPASAPERIIVPLSNPETAEDLMELALLLRSPASEEPVFPIAVARGGPDEAAHVADAERLMERAVLHATAASVPVSPTVRIDDNPVRGIVRAARELRASEIVAGWNGQRTPGALVFGHIIDGVLAESRAMAIVARLAAPLAAAERLVVLVPPQMYREIGFARAVRVLKVLAAQKGLRLHLLVPEAEAAEVEGRFAAARPEAPLVVTSVDAWSVRALDDLAQTGDVLVLIGVRRGTVAWRPALQRLPRVLARRFPDLDLLSITLSEAEVVPILADAVDGDGHNDLDIPDTHVTLDLVPDAPEPLLRRILLGGFPDAPRTAAALAAHLADDDSDDAPEIMPGVVFYHAHVTEVDTPQTFIGVCPKGARIPHAGQPARVLLVLLAPVDMEPDAYLRQLAVTAQLVRSDETVEALVEADTPEAAAAILLGTLRDDLDPGAEDADG from the coding sequence GTGGACTTCCTGCCCGTCCCGACCCTCCCGGTCACCGACCCCGTTCTCATCGTGGCCATCACGATGGGCATCCTGCTGGTCGGCCCGCTGCTGTTCGAGCGGTTCCGGATCCCTGGCCTCGTCGGGCTGATCGCGCTCGGCGCTGTCGCCGGGCCGAGCGTGACGGGCCTGCTGGAGCGCGACGCCACGTTCGTGCTGCTGGGCACGCTGGGGCTGCTCTACCTCATGTTCATGGCGGGCGTAACGCTAGACCTCGCCGAGTTCGCCCGCCAGCGGACGCGGGCGCTGGCCTTCGGGGCGCTCTCGTTCGCCCTGCCGATGAGCCTGGCGCTGCTGCTCGCCCCCGGCATCCTGGGCTACTCGATCCCCGCGGCGGCGTTGCTGGGCAGCATCGTCGGGAGCCACACGCTGCTGGCGCTGCCGCTGGCCGGGCGGCTGGGCGTGTCGAAAAACCGTGCGCTCGTGATCGCGACCGGCGCGACGCTGGTCACCGACCTGCTGTCGCTCGTCGTGCTGGCCGTCGTGCAGGGCATCACGAGCGGCGAGGCCGACGCCGAGTTCTGGCTGCTGTTCTTCGCCAAGGACATCGTCTGGGCGCTGGCCGTGCTGTGGCTTCTGCCGAAAGCCGCGCGGGCCTTCTTCCGCCGCGTCCGCCGCGAGGACGACGCCGCGTTCGCGTTCCTGCTCGCGATGGTGTTCCTGGCCGCGTGGACGGCGTCGCTGGCCGGGCTGGCCCCCATCATCGGCGCGTTCCTGGCGGGCATCGCGCTCAACCGGCTGATCCCGAAGATGAGCCCGCTCATGACGCGGCTCCGGTTCGTCGGAGACGCGGTCTTCATCCCCTTCTTCCTCGTCTCGGTAGGCCTGCTGGTGGACGTGTCGGTGCTCGGCTCGCCGGTCGTGTGGGGGCTGGCGCTCGGGTTCACGACGCTGGTCCTCGTGGGCAAGGGCGGCGCGGCGTTCCTCGGCATCCCCCTGTTCGGCTTCACGCGCAACGAGGCCGGGACCGTCGCCGGGCTGACGTTCCCGCAGGCCGCCGCGACGCTGGCGGTGACGCTGATCGGGTTCGACATCGGCCTGTTCAGCCAGACGGTCGTCAATGCGGTCGTGCTGGTGATCGTGCTGACGTGCCTGATCGGGCCGAGCCTCGTGCAGGCGTTCGGGCGGAAGGTGGCGCTCGCGGAGTCCGACCGGCCGTACGAGCCCGCCTCGGCGCCCGAGCGGATCATCGTGCCGCTGTCGAACCCGGAGACGGCCGAGGACCTGATGGAGCTGGCGCTGCTGCTGCGGAGCCCGGCGAGCGAGGAGCCCGTGTTTCCCATCGCGGTGGCGCGCGGCGGCCCGGACGAGGCGGCCCACGTGGCCGACGCCGAGCGGCTCATGGAGCGCGCCGTGCTCCACGCCACCGCTGCGAGCGTGCCCGTCTCCCCGACCGTCCGCATCGACGACAACCCGGTCCGGGGGATCGTGCGGGCGGCGCGCGAGCTGCGGGCCTCCGAGATCGTGGCGGGGTGGAACGGGCAGCGGACGCCCGGCGCGCTCGTGTTCGGGCACATCATCGACGGAGTGCTGGCGGAGAGCCGGGCGATGGCGATCGTGGCGCGGCTGGCAGCGCCGCTCGCCGCCGCCGAGCGGCTCGTGGTGCTGGTGCCGCCGCAGATGTACCGCGAGATCGGCTTCGCACGGGCCGTGCGCGTGCTCAAGGTGCTCGCCGCGCAGAAGGGCCTGCGCCTCCACCTGCTCGTGCCCGAGGCCGAGGCCGCCGAGGTCGAGGGCCGCTTCGCGGCGGCCCGCCCCGAGGCCCCGCTGGTCGTCACGTCCGTGGACGCCTGGTCCGTCCGCGCGCTCGACGACCTCGCTCAGACGGGTGACGTGCTCGTGCTGATCGGCGTCCGGCGCGGCACCGTCGCGTGGCGGCCCGCGCTTCAACGCCTGCCCCGCGTGCTCGCGCGCCGCTTCCCAGACCTCGACCTGCTCTCGATCACCCTCTCGGAGGCCGAGGTGGTCCCGATCCTGGCCGACGCGGTGGACGGGGACGGCCACAACGACCTCGACATCCCGGACACGCACGTCACGCTGGACCTCGTCCCGGACGCCCCCGAGCCGCTCCTCCGGCGCATCCTCCTGGGCGGCTTCCCGGACGCCCCCCGCACCGCCGCCGCCCTCGCCGCCCACCTCGCCGACGACGACTCGGACGACGCCCCGGAGATCATGCCCGGGGTCGTGTTCTACCACGCCCATGTGACGGAGGTGGACACGCCCCAGACGTTCATCGGCGTCTGTCCGAAGGGCGCGCGGATCCCGCATGCCGGGCAGCCCGCGCGCGTCCTGCTCGTCCTGCTGGCGCCGGTGGACATGGAGCCCGACGCCTACCTCCGCCAGCTCGCCGTGACCGCCCAGCTCGTCCGCTCCGACGAGACGGTCGAAGCCCTCGTCGAGGCGGACACGCCCGAGGCCGCCGCCGCCATCCTGCTCGGCACCCTCCGCGACGACCTCGACCCGGGCGCCGAGGACGCCGACGGCTGA
- a CDS encoding glycosyltransferase family 2 protein encodes MKLSDLTVVVPTKNEAANIGPFLDTIDPRVALVVVDASTDDTRDRIRAARPDAVVIEEQSTIPEARQHGLERATTEWVLFTDADMSFGDGYWDAWQALDLGPTVGAVQGAKLSADDDYKTYYKLFSLGIRVMSWLTVPAGSGSNMLFRRKALLDAGGFDFALTANEDIYALWTVRKAGWKVPFAGGLKVYERDHRRLEQGRLKKTLHGWIRPLMLFTGVGDDRVRESSWGYWKEGEEPKEPQ; translated from the coding sequence GTGAAGCTCTCCGACCTCACCGTCGTCGTCCCCACCAAGAACGAGGCGGCCAACATCGGCCCGTTCCTGGACACCATCGACCCGCGCGTCGCGCTCGTCGTGGTGGACGCCAGCACCGACGACACGCGGGACCGCATCCGCGCGGCCCGGCCGGACGCGGTGGTCATCGAGGAGCAGAGCACCATCCCCGAGGCCCGCCAGCACGGCCTGGAGCGCGCCACGACCGAGTGGGTCCTCTTCACCGACGCCGACATGTCGTTCGGCGACGGCTACTGGGATGCCTGGCAGGCCCTCGACCTCGGGCCGACCGTGGGCGCGGTGCAGGGGGCGAAGCTCTCGGCCGACGACGACTACAAGACCTACTACAAGCTCTTCTCGCTCGGCATCCGCGTGATGTCGTGGCTCACCGTCCCGGCGGGCTCGGGTTCGAACATGCTCTTCCGCCGCAAGGCGCTCCTGGACGCGGGCGGCTTCGACTTCGCGCTGACGGCCAACGAGGACATCTACGCGCTGTGGACGGTCCGCAAGGCGGGCTGGAAGGTGCCGTTCGCGGGCGGGCTCAAGGTCTACGAGCGGGACCACCGCCGTCTGGAGCAGGGCCGCCTCAAGAAGACCCTCCACGGCTGGATCCGCCCCCTGATGCTGTTCACCGGCGTCGGCGACGACCGCGTCCGCGAGTCCAGCTGGGGCTACTGGAAGGAGGGTGAGGAGCCGAAGGAGCCGCAGTAG
- a CDS encoding Zn-dependent hydrolase → MKPLLVLALLALGACQFAEETDGVSPTATTDGLDAVSPEDSTLLALLGQYTTVRLEADLSGLSDSTRAMLPHLIAAARAMDDVYWMQAYGDRDSLLAGLSEPARRYVTINKGPWDRIDGNTPFLPGVSEKPLGANFYPADLTKDDLLAAADLYPENNLTSLYTLVRREGNQLVGIPYHEAFADAHGRAAAHLRAAADLAQDPGLATYLRLRADALLTDDYQASDLAWMDMRDNPLDIVIGPIETYEDQLMGFKASHEAYVLVKDQAWSERLRAYASLLPELQRGLPVDSVYKAETPGSDADLGAYDVVFVSGDANVGSKTIAINLPNDEAVQLAKGSRRLQLKNAMQAKFDRILVPIAETLLPEDQQALVTFDAFFGNTMFHEVAHGLGIKNTISGSGTVREALQDRASALEEGKADVLGLYMVQQLIDRGEWAEATLEEHYVTFMASVFRSIRFGASSAHGRANLVRFNYFQERGAIVSESTPDGPVWRVVPEQMGPAVEALARQILTLQGDGDYDAVDAFVRQYGRTSPELAASLDRVAEAGIPVDIVYEQGEAVLGLEPAAPLPPATR, encoded by the coding sequence ATGAAACCGCTCCTCGTCCTCGCGCTCCTCGCGCTCGGCGCCTGCCAGTTCGCCGAGGAGACAGACGGTGTTTCGCCGACCGCCACCACCGACGGCCTGGACGCCGTCTCGCCCGAGGACTCGACGCTGCTGGCGCTGCTTGGCCAGTACACGACCGTCCGCCTGGAGGCCGACCTGTCGGGCCTGAGCGACTCGACGCGCGCCATGCTGCCGCACCTGATCGCCGCGGCCCGCGCGATGGACGACGTGTACTGGATGCAGGCCTACGGCGACCGCGACTCGCTGCTCGCGGGCCTGAGCGAGCCGGCCCGGCGCTACGTCACCATCAACAAGGGGCCCTGGGACCGCATCGACGGCAACACGCCGTTCCTGCCGGGCGTCAGCGAGAAGCCGCTCGGGGCCAACTTCTACCCAGCCGACCTCACCAAGGACGACCTCCTCGCTGCGGCGGACCTCTACCCGGAGAACAACCTGACGAGCCTCTACACGCTCGTCCGCCGCGAGGGCAATCAGCTCGTCGGCATCCCGTACCACGAGGCGTTCGCCGACGCGCACGGCCGCGCCGCGGCCCACCTCCGCGCCGCCGCCGACCTCGCGCAGGACCCCGGCCTGGCGACCTACCTCCGCCTCCGCGCCGACGCGCTCCTCACCGACGACTACCAGGCGAGCGACCTGGCGTGGATGGACATGCGCGACAACCCGCTCGACATCGTGATCGGGCCCATCGAGACGTACGAGGACCAGCTGATGGGCTTCAAGGCGTCGCACGAGGCCTACGTGCTGGTCAAGGACCAGGCGTGGAGCGAGCGCCTCCGCGCCTACGCGTCGCTCCTCCCTGAACTCCAGCGCGGCCTGCCGGTCGACAGCGTCTACAAGGCCGAGACGCCGGGCTCCGACGCCGACCTCGGGGCTTACGACGTGGTGTTCGTGTCTGGCGACGCCAACGTGGGCTCCAAGACCATCGCCATCAACCTGCCCAACGACGAGGCGGTGCAGCTGGCGAAGGGCTCGCGGCGGCTCCAGCTCAAGAACGCGATGCAGGCCAAGTTCGACCGCATCCTGGTGCCCATCGCGGAGACGCTCCTCCCCGAGGATCAGCAGGCGCTGGTGACGTTCGACGCCTTCTTCGGCAACACCATGTTCCACGAGGTGGCGCACGGGCTGGGCATCAAGAACACGATCTCCGGCAGCGGCACCGTCCGCGAGGCGCTGCAGGACCGGGCGAGCGCGCTGGAGGAGGGCAAGGCGGACGTCCTGGGCCTCTACATGGTCCAGCAGCTCATCGACCGCGGCGAGTGGGCCGAGGCGACGCTGGAGGAGCACTACGTGACGTTCATGGCGTCCGTCTTCCGGTCGATTCGCTTCGGCGCGTCGTCGGCGCACGGGCGGGCCAACCTGGTCCGCTTCAACTACTTCCAGGAGCGCGGCGCCATCGTCTCCGAGTCGACGCCCGACGGTCCGGTCTGGCGCGTCGTGCCGGAGCAGATGGGCCCGGCCGTCGAGGCCCTCGCCCGCCAGATCCTGACGCTCCAGGGCGACGGCGACTACGACGCCGTGGACGCGTTCGTCCGCCAGTACGGCCGCACCTCGCCGGAACTGGCCGCCTCGCTCGACCGCGTCGCCGAGGCGGGCATCCCCGTCGACATCGTCTACGAGCAGGGCGAGGCGGTCCTGGGCCTGGAGCCCGCCGCGCCGCTCCCCCCTGCGACCCGCTAG